The nucleotide sequence GCGGACCAGCTGGAGGTCGAGCAACGGCCCCTGGAGACCTACGACCGGATCTTCGGCGTCATCGACGGCGGACTGACCACAGGCGAAGGAGTCGCGTGATGTCCCCGACCAGCAGCAACAGCACGAGGGTCGAGAAGAGGGGCCGCGACGTCACCTCTGAACTGATCTATCTCACCAAGGCGCTGAAGGCCCCGGCCCTGCGGGATGCCGCCGGTCGGCTGGCCGAACGGGCCCGGTCGGAGGAATGGAGCCACGAGGAATACCTCGCCGCGTGCCTGCAACGGGAGGTCGCCGCCCGTGACAGTCACGGCGCCGAGGGCCGCATCCGGGCCGCCCGCTTCCCCTCCCGCAAGTCGATCGAGGACTTCGACTTCGACCATCAGCGGTCGATCAAGCGGGAGACCATCGCCCACCTGGGCACTCTCGACTTCGTGGTGGGGAAAGAGAACGTGATCTTCCTGGGGCCGCCGGGGACCGGGAAGACCCACCTGGCCACCGGTCTGGGGATCCGGGCCTGTCAGGCCGGTCACCGCGTCGCGTTCGCCACCGCTGCCCAGTGGGTCACTCGTCTCGCCGAGGCCCATCAGGCAGGCAAGCTCAGTGACGAGCTCACCCGGCTCAGCCGGATCCCGCTGATCGTGGTCGATGAGGTCGGATACATCCCCTTCGAACCCGAGGCCGCGAACCTGTTCTTCCAGTTCATCTCCGGCCGCTACGAACACGCCTCCGTGATCGTCACGAGCAACAAGCCCTTCGGCCGCTGGGGAGAGGTCTTCGGCGATGACACCGTCGCCGCCGCGTGATCGACCGTCTCGTCCACCACGCCGAAGTGATCTCCCTCAAGGGCGACAGCTACCGCATGCGCGGCCGCGACCTCGGACGGATTCCACCCGCCAACACAGGGGAATGAACAACATCAACTAACGGACCGGGGTCCGACTTCGGAGACCAGCACCGGGTCACCTTTGAGAAACCACC is from Streptomyces hygroscopicus and encodes:
- a CDS encoding ATP-binding protein, producing MSPTSSNSTRVEKRGRDVTSELIYLTKALKAPALRDAAGRLAERARSEEWSHEEYLAACLQREVAARDSHGAEGRIRAARFPSRKSIEDFDFDHQRSIKRETIAHLGTLDFVVGKENVIFLGPPGTGKTHLATGLGIRACQAGHRVAFATAAQWVTRLAEAHQAGKLSDELTRLSRIPLIVVDEVGYIPFEPEAANLFFQFISGRYEHASVIVTSNKPFGRWGEVFGDDTVAAA